Proteins from a genomic interval of Candidatus Zixiibacteriota bacterium:
- a CDS encoding carbohydrate ABC transporter permease, with the protein MRLIILTLLLGLMTFPLFWMFRVSLMPPGAGLSLKNLLSPALSLLPYQDILTSGRMALFFFNSVLVGVIVTAANILFCFLSGYAFARHPFPGRKFWFYTVLFVLMIPSHIVIVPLYIMLNKLGMYDTYWALILPFAVNPIGIFLVRQYLETLPASMEEAARIDGASELQIIFKVVMPLCKPALAVLAIQVFLTNWNSFLFPLILTSSESVRTLPVALALYQGHQAIDWQHLMAGSSLAVIPVLAVFIVFQRQIVSGITAGAVRQ; encoded by the coding sequence GTGCGACTTATCATACTTACTCTGCTGTTGGGATTAATGACATTTCCGCTATTCTGGATGTTTCGTGTCTCTCTGATGCCGCCTGGCGCGGGATTATCCCTGAAAAACTTGCTTTCCCCGGCTTTGTCGCTTCTTCCCTATCAGGATATTCTCACCTCGGGCAGAATGGCGCTATTTTTTTTCAATTCTGTCCTGGTCGGCGTTATCGTTACCGCTGCCAATATACTTTTCTGTTTCCTGTCAGGATATGCCTTCGCCCGTCATCCGTTCCCGGGACGCAAATTCTGGTTTTACACGGTCCTGTTTGTCCTGATGATACCCTCCCACATCGTTATTGTACCGCTGTATATCATGCTAAACAAACTGGGAATGTACGATACCTATTGGGCGCTGATTCTTCCCTTCGCCGTTAATCCGATCGGGATTTTTCTGGTGCGGCAGTACCTGGAAACGTTGCCGGCGTCAATGGAAGAAGCGGCGCGCATAGACGGGGCATCGGAATTGCAGATAATTTTCAAAGTCGTGATGCCCCTCTGCAAACCGGCTTTGGCAGTGCTGGCGATTCAGGTCTTTTTGACCAACTGGAATTCTTTCTTATTTCCCCTCATATTGACCAGTTCCGAATCGGTGCGGACGCTTCCGGTAGCGCTGGCTCTATATCAGGGTCATCAAGCGATTGACTGGCAGCATCTAATGGCCGGCTCTTCTCTGGCGGTAATTCCGGTTCTTGCGGTATTTATAGTTTTTCAGCGGCAGATTGTCTCCGGGATAACCGCCGGCGCCGTGCGCCAATAA